A single Brassica rapa cultivar Chiifu-401-42 chromosome A04, CAAS_Brap_v3.01, whole genome shotgun sequence DNA region contains:
- the LOC108871751 gene encoding uncharacterized protein LOC108871751 isoform X2: MDLRSPFSSSSLFTTLHEIFMAMEACRRKTCRRRLNLRLRAREPRRKNQGPQRQQLEPRAPIRIAITKEALGFWTVKLFRKMGCGCYCFPISEMGDACYAATCIFQVKSTMDTPLAMGAFVSARFLKFLLSTTVRNRKSFVVQSKRLVFAG, translated from the exons ATGGATCTTCGATCccctttctcttcctcttctctgTTTACTACGTTACACGAAATCTTTATGGCGATGGAGGCTTGCCGCAGAAAAACTTGCCGTCGCCGGCTCAACCTCCGTCTGAGAGCCAGAGAACCGCGGCGGAAGAACCAAGGACCTCAGCGACAACAATTGGAGCCTAGAGCACCAATAA GAATAGCCATTACAAAAGAAGCTTTGGGATTTTGGACGGTGAAGTTGTTTCGAAAGATGGGGTGTGGATGCTATTGTTTCCCAATTAGTGAAATGGGTGATGCATGCTATGCTGCCACATGTATTTTCCAAGTCAAA AGCACAATGGATACTCCTTTGGCTATGGGAGCTTTTGTTTCAGCAAGATTTCTTAAGTTTCTTCTTAGCACAACGGTTCGCAATAG GAAAAGCTTTGTGGTTCAAAGTAAGAGACTGGTCTTTGCGGGTTAG
- the LOC108871751 gene encoding uncharacterized protein LOC108871751 isoform X1: MHAMLPHVFSKSKAQWILLWLWELLFQQDFLSFFLAQRFAIGKALWFKVRDWSLRVRDVQCMDELIFLVLEVDCRTVSPRLLTDFGFPCSKGGPQTIQNLTKQFHPSLTEEEKIKKKEGKCLKFFFLEKRFNTQPIKTRETTWSFNGSHELECSHL, from the exons ATGCATGCTATGCTGCCACATGTATTTTCCAAGTCAAA AGCACAATGGATACTCCTTTGGCTATGGGAGCTTTTGTTTCAGCAAGATTTCTTAAGTTTCTTCTTAGCACAACGGTTCGCAATAG GAAAAGCTTTGTGGTTCAAAGTAAGAGACTGGTCTTTGCGGGTTAGGGACGTCCAGTGCATGGATGAGCTGATTTTCTTAGTCCTGGAAGTGGACTGCAGAACAGTGTCTCCACGTCTCCTTACG GACTTTGGTTTCCCTTGCTCCAAAGGTGGTCCACAGACCATCCAAAACCTAACAAAACAATTCCATCCAAGCTTAACCGAAGAG gagaagattaaaaaaaaagaaggaaaatgcCTCAAATTTTTCTTCCTTGAAAAAAGGTTCAACACCCAACCAATCAAGACCCGAGAAACAACATGGTCCTTTAATGGCAGCCATGAACTCGAGTGTTCTCACCTGTAG
- the LOC108871751 gene encoding uncharacterized protein LOC108871751 isoform X4, whose translation MHAMLPHVFSKSKAQWILLWLWELLFQQDFLSFFLAQRFAIGKALWFKVRDWSLRVRDVQCMDELIFLVLEVDCRTVSPRLLTDFGFPCSKGGPQTIQNLTKQFHPSLTEE comes from the exons ATGCATGCTATGCTGCCACATGTATTTTCCAAGTCAAA AGCACAATGGATACTCCTTTGGCTATGGGAGCTTTTGTTTCAGCAAGATTTCTTAAGTTTCTTCTTAGCACAACGGTTCGCAATAG GAAAAGCTTTGTGGTTCAAAGTAAGAGACTGGTCTTTGCGGGTTAGGGACGTCCAGTGCATGGATGAGCTGATTTTCTTAGTCCTGGAAGTGGACTGCAGAACAGTGTCTCCACGTCTCCTTACG GACTTTGGTTTCCCTTGCTCCAAAGGTGGTCCACAGACCATCCAAAACCTAACAAAACAATTCCATCCAAGCTTAACCGAAGAG TAG
- the LOC108871751 gene encoding uncharacterized protein LOC108871751 isoform X3, which produces MLCCHIAQWILLWLWELLFQQDFLSFFLAQRFAIGKALWFKVRDWSLRVRDVQCMDELIFLVLEVDCRTVSPRLLTDFGFPCSKGGPQTIQNLTKQFHPSLTEEEKIKKKEGKCLKFFFLEKRFNTQPIKTRETTWSFNGSHELECSHL; this is translated from the exons ATGCTATGCTGCCACAT AGCACAATGGATACTCCTTTGGCTATGGGAGCTTTTGTTTCAGCAAGATTTCTTAAGTTTCTTCTTAGCACAACGGTTCGCAATAG GAAAAGCTTTGTGGTTCAAAGTAAGAGACTGGTCTTTGCGGGTTAGGGACGTCCAGTGCATGGATGAGCTGATTTTCTTAGTCCTGGAAGTGGACTGCAGAACAGTGTCTCCACGTCTCCTTACG GACTTTGGTTTCCCTTGCTCCAAAGGTGGTCCACAGACCATCCAAAACCTAACAAAACAATTCCATCCAAGCTTAACCGAAGAG gagaagattaaaaaaaaagaaggaaaatgcCTCAAATTTTTCTTCCTTGAAAAAAGGTTCAACACCCAACCAATCAAGACCCGAGAAACAACATGGTCCTTTAATGGCAGCCATGAACTCGAGTGTTCTCACCTGTAG